One genomic region from Anolis sagrei isolate rAnoSag1 chromosome 7, rAnoSag1.mat, whole genome shotgun sequence encodes:
- the RPUSD4 gene encoding pseudouridylate synthase RPUSD4, mitochondrial, with amino-acid sequence MAAHKAACRVVVGVAGRRAFSRTQGAASPLSAEQLAEKLRAQKREKEKPVKEVPKDPVRRRVQELRELTRQLLRIHPNVLAKALKKGVLFQNNEIVVINKPYGLPVHGGPKVKTCISDILPTLAKMLYGMKAEPLHLCHRLDKETTGVMVLARDQDIAHKVQELFRTRQVEKKYWAVCVGHPKPSEGLVDIPIVEKEVESHQSHFKMTLAPNYYMSHEDGKTFKVRQHRDSHLAVTRYRVLSSCPSCSFLELHPITGVKHQLRVHMAYGLGCPILGDHKYSHWNKLAPQKLPQSALKRLGLEQVKARYLPLHLHARMLILPEINGSGEKKIHLVCKPPLFFSRSLKRLKLEFPESEDK; translated from the exons ATGGCGGCTCACAAGGCGGCATGTCGTGTTGTGGTGGGCGTTGCTGGGCGGCGGGCTTTTTCTCGCACTCAGGGCGCCGCCAGCCCTCTCAGCGCCGAGCAGTTGGCGGAAAAGCTTCGGGCTCAGAAGCGGGAGAAGGAAaagcctgtgaaggag GTTCCGAAAGACCCCGTCCGAAGGCGTGTGCAGGAGCTTAGAGAGCTCACCCGGCAGCTGCTTCGCATCCACCCTAATGTCCTGGCCAAAGCCCTCAAGAAAGGAGTCCTCTTCCAGAACAATGAGATTGTCGTGATTAACAAACCCTACGGCCTCCCTGTTCACG GTGGTCCCAAAGTGAAGACTTGTATTTCAGATATTCTCCCAACACTGGCAAAGATGTTGTACGGCATGAAGGCGGAACCCCTCCACTTGTGTCACCGGCTAGACAAAGAAACAACTGGGGTGATGGTTCTGGCGCGGGATCAGGATATCGCACACAAGGTCCAGGAGTTATTCAGGACACGGCAGGTGGAGAAAAAATATTG GGCAGTATGTGTTGGTCACCCAAAGCCATCAGAAGGACTGGTGGATATTCCCATTGTGGAAAAGGAAGTGGAGAGCCATCAGTCACATTTTAAA ATGACACTTGCTCCAAACTATTACATGTCCCATGAGGATGGGAAGACCTTTAAAGTGCGCCAGCACAGAGATTCGCATTTGGCAGTGACCCGGTACCGTGTGCTCAGCAGCTGTCCTTCCTGTAGCTTCTTGGAGCTGCACCCCATTACAG GAGTGAAACACCAACTCAGAGTCCACATGGCCTATGGCTTGGGCTGTCCAATCCTTGGGGATCATAAATATTCCCACTGGAACAAGCTGGCACCACAG AAGCTTCCCCAGAGTGCCTTAAAGAGACTAGGCTTGGAACAAGTCAAAGCCCGCTACCTTCCACTCCACCTCCATGCCCGCATGCTCATCCTGCCTGAGATAAATGGCAGCGGGGAGAAGAAAATTCACTTGGTCTGCAAGCCACCCCTCTTCTTCAGTCGCTCCTTAAAACGTCTGAAACTGGAGTTTCCTGAATCAGAAGATAAATGA